The Candidatus Methylomirabilota bacterium genome includes a window with the following:
- the ilvD gene encoding dihydroxy-acid dehydratase, with translation MALQPKYQSRVITEGPDRAPARAMFKAIGLKDKDLERPLVGVANTWIEIGPCNYHLRHLGEKVKEGIRAAGGTPLEFNTVSISDGITMGTQGMKTSLISREVIADSIELVSRGNLFDAVVALSGCDKTIPGTVMALARINVPGLMFYGGSIMYGEYEGRHLTIQDVFEAVGAYNAGRISAEELRAIENCACPGPGACGGQFTANTMATAFEMLGICPMGFGDVPAMHLQKEEVAFECGRLVMDLLRRDITPRQVITRKAMENAIAGVMATGGSTNAVLHLLALAREAGVRLSIDDFDKISRKTPVLADLKPWGRFTAPEMYQAGGMALVARRLMDAGLLHTDAMTVSGRTIGEEARAARESPGQEVIRPHDYPLKPTGGMAVLRGNLAPDGCIIKLAGHERMVHRGPAKVFEREEDAFKAVKEGRIKRGDVVVIRYEGPRGGPGMREMLGVTGAIVGAGLKESVALMTDGRFSGATYGFMVGHVAPEAAVKGPIAAIKNGDVIVIDVKRRHLDVELSAAEIKRRLAKWKPPKLLFTRGVMAKYARLVSSASEGAVTG, from the coding sequence GCCGAAATATCAGAGCCGAGTCATCACCGAGGGGCCTGATCGGGCGCCAGCGCGGGCGATGTTTAAGGCGATCGGGTTGAAGGACAAAGATCTGGAGCGGCCGCTGGTCGGCGTGGCCAACACGTGGATCGAGATTGGGCCCTGCAACTATCACCTCCGTCATCTTGGGGAGAAAGTGAAGGAAGGGATCCGTGCGGCCGGCGGGACGCCCCTAGAGTTCAACACGGTCTCCATCTCTGACGGAATCACCATGGGCACCCAGGGGATGAAGACGTCCCTGATCAGCCGCGAGGTGATTGCCGACTCCATCGAGCTCGTCTCCCGCGGCAACCTCTTCGATGCCGTGGTTGCCCTGTCCGGTTGCGATAAAACGATCCCCGGCACAGTGATGGCCCTCGCGCGGATCAATGTCCCGGGTCTGATGTTCTATGGCGGCTCGATCATGTACGGCGAATATGAGGGCCGCCACCTTACCATTCAGGACGTGTTTGAAGCGGTCGGTGCCTACAATGCTGGGAGGATCTCGGCCGAAGAATTGCGCGCCATCGAGAACTGCGCCTGTCCCGGTCCGGGGGCCTGCGGTGGGCAATTTACCGCGAACACGATGGCCACCGCCTTCGAGATGCTCGGCATCTGTCCGATGGGCTTCGGCGATGTCCCCGCTATGCATCTCCAAAAGGAAGAGGTTGCTTTTGAGTGCGGCAGGCTGGTGATGGATCTACTTCGGAGGGACATTACCCCGAGGCAAGTGATCACGAGGAAGGCGATGGAGAATGCCATTGCGGGCGTCATGGCCACCGGCGGTTCCACTAATGCAGTGTTACACCTGCTAGCGTTGGCCCGGGAGGCGGGCGTTCGCCTCTCCATCGATGATTTTGACAAGATCTCACGCAAAACCCCGGTACTCGCTGACCTCAAACCCTGGGGGCGATTCACTGCCCCCGAGATGTACCAGGCTGGCGGGATGGCGCTGGTGGCCCGGCGTCTGATGGATGCCGGGCTCCTCCACACAGATGCGATGACGGTATCCGGACGCACCATCGGCGAAGAAGCGCGTGCAGCCCGGGAAAGTCCGGGTCAAGAGGTCATTCGCCCTCACGATTATCCGTTGAAGCCAACCGGCGGTATGGCTGTCCTCAGAGGAAATCTCGCACCGGACGGGTGTATTATCAAGCTCGCAGGGCACGAGCGGATGGTCCACCGGGGCCCGGCGAAGGTCTTTGAGCGCGAGGAAGATGCCTTTAAGGCAGTCAAAGAGGGCCGCATCAAACGGGGCGACGTCGTCGTGATCCGCTATGAAGGACCGAGGGGAGGGCCGGGGATGCGAGAGATGCTCGGGGTGACTGGTGCGATCGTCGGTGCGGGTCTCAAGGAATCAGTGGCCCTGATGACCGACGGCCGGTTCTCAGGTGCGACGTACGGCTTCATGGTGGGGCACGTGGCTCCCGAGGCCGCGGTCAAGGGCCCGATCGCGGCGATCAAGAATGGCGACGTCATCGTTATCGATGTCAAGCGGCGTCACCTCGATGTAGAGCTCTCTGCCGCCGAGATCAAGCGACGGCTGGCAAAGTGGAAACCGCCTAAGTTACTGTTTACGAGGGGGGTGATGGCGAAGTATGCCCGCCTCGTCTCCTCGGCTTCCGAGGGCGCCGTCACTGGCTGA